The Terracoccus luteus genome includes a region encoding these proteins:
- a CDS encoding response regulator gives MNADALPPTVRIVLVDDHPVVRAGLRALVEGQHDLEVVGEAATPDEAVRAATLERPDVVLMDLSLGDGPGGATGGVQATARVRALDPAPHVLVLTTYDTEADVLRVLDAGATGYLLKDAPPRELFDGIRATARGETVLAPTVARMLVRRAASPAPAVTEREVEVLELLAQGLGNREMARRLLVSEATVKSHLSHVYAKLGVDTRAGAVAAAIERRVIRP, from the coding sequence GTGAACGCCGACGCCCTGCCCCCCACGGTGCGCATCGTGCTCGTCGACGACCACCCGGTCGTGCGCGCCGGGCTGCGGGCGCTCGTCGAGGGCCAGCACGACCTCGAGGTCGTCGGCGAGGCCGCCACCCCCGACGAGGCGGTGCGGGCCGCCACCCTCGAGCGGCCCGACGTCGTGCTCATGGACCTCAGCCTCGGCGACGGGCCGGGCGGGGCCACCGGTGGCGTGCAGGCGACGGCCCGCGTCCGGGCCCTCGACCCGGCGCCGCACGTGCTCGTGCTGACGACGTACGACACCGAGGCCGACGTGCTGCGGGTGCTCGACGCGGGGGCGACGGGCTACCTGCTCAAGGACGCCCCGCCCCGCGAGCTCTTCGACGGCATCCGGGCCACCGCCCGGGGCGAGACGGTGCTCGCCCCGACGGTGGCCCGGATGCTCGTGCGGCGGGCTGCCTCCCCCGCCCCCGCCGTCACCGAGCGGGAGGTCGAGGTGCTCGAGCTGCTGGCGCAGGGGCTCGGCAACCGCGAGATGGCGCGCCGCCTGCTTGTGTCGGAGGCCACCGTGAAGTCGCACCTCTCGCATGTCTACGCCAAGCTCGGCGTCGACACGCGGGCCGGTGCGGTGGCCGCCGCCATCGAGCGGCGGGTCATCAGGCCCTGA
- a CDS encoding sensor histidine kinase produces MATTTGRPDAGGRAGAHGILVPDARLDRLLHGVLVALLLVCALRYVDRHGLDASAAFVLAGAAGLAVAYTARPLAARHRSGPTGWVVLLVVLWAALTVVAPSFAWTAVPIAFAVLQVLPFSAALVVVVAMTALVGVAWSRITTALDPTVVAGPVGIALVTVMAFRALETQARQRQRLIDELTDAQADLAAAQRRAGALAERTRLSREIHDSVGQGLSSINLLLQAAEQSWENRPDAARAHVGTAAATAREGLDEVRRVVRDLAPAELADDDTGAALPAALDRVARTDGHGVAVDVRVHGDVVPVPPEVAAAVLRTARGALANVVEHSGAARAVVSITYLPDEVLLDVRDDGRGLPGGVVGPATHPAGERGHGLLGIRERAELLGGRVAVESSPGDGTTVSVALPLAPAAS; encoded by the coding sequence ATGGCGACGACGACCGGGCGGCCGGATGCCGGTGGGCGGGCGGGTGCCCACGGCATCCTCGTGCCCGACGCCCGGCTCGACCGGCTCCTGCACGGCGTGCTCGTCGCGCTGCTGCTCGTCTGCGCGCTGCGCTACGTCGACCGCCACGGCCTCGACGCGTCGGCCGCCTTCGTGCTCGCGGGCGCCGCCGGGCTCGCGGTCGCGTACACGGCGCGGCCGCTCGCCGCCCGGCACCGCAGCGGGCCCACCGGCTGGGTCGTGCTCCTCGTCGTGCTCTGGGCCGCCCTGACGGTCGTGGCCCCGTCCTTCGCCTGGACCGCCGTGCCCATCGCCTTCGCGGTGCTGCAGGTGCTGCCCTTCTCCGCGGCCCTCGTGGTAGTCGTCGCGATGACGGCCCTCGTGGGGGTCGCGTGGTCGCGCATCACGACCGCGCTCGACCCGACGGTCGTCGCCGGCCCGGTCGGCATCGCGCTCGTCACGGTCATGGCCTTCCGCGCCCTCGAGACGCAGGCGCGCCAGCGTCAGCGCCTCATCGACGAGCTCACCGACGCCCAGGCCGACCTCGCCGCGGCCCAACGGCGTGCTGGCGCGCTGGCCGAGCGCACCCGGCTCAGCCGGGAGATCCACGACTCCGTGGGCCAGGGCCTCTCGAGCATCAACCTGCTGCTGCAGGCGGCCGAGCAGAGCTGGGAGAACCGCCCCGACGCCGCCCGGGCCCACGTCGGCACCGCCGCGGCGACCGCCCGTGAGGGCCTCGACGAGGTGCGGCGTGTCGTCCGCGACCTCGCCCCCGCCGAGCTCGCGGACGACGACACCGGGGCGGCACTGCCGGCGGCCCTCGATCGGGTGGCCCGCACCGACGGCCACGGCGTCGCCGTCGACGTGCGCGTGCACGGGGACGTCGTGCCGGTGCCGCCCGAGGTGGCCGCCGCCGTGCTGCGCACCGCCCGCGGGGCGCTGGCCAACGTCGTCGAGCACTCGGGTGCGGCGCGGGCCGTCGTCAGCATCACCTACCTGCCCGACGAGGTGCTGCTCGACGTGCGTGACGACGGGCGCGGGCTGCCCGGGGGCGTCGTCGGCCCCGCCACGCACCCGGCCGGCGAACGCGGCCACGGGCTGCTCGGCATCCGGGAACGGGCAGAGCTGCTCGGCGGGCGCGTCGCCGTGGAGTCGTCCCCCGGCGACGGCACGACCGTGTCGGTCGCCCTGCCTCTCGCGCCGGCGGCCTCGTGA
- a CDS encoding SMP-30/gluconolactonase/LRE family protein: protein MKRLTAALALPVVAAVPLLAAPTTTSAAPVSTATAATMTTATTGGLPTTYRLQGDEGGSKFEGIGADPRSGLFYVSETTGGEIHRGHALRRGTQQWLTGDGTDGRHTARGVTVDGAGRVYVAGGPNGIGTGRPDLWVYSPDGTLLAALRAPADDVFLNDVVIGPDGAAYFTNSNAPQVFRVARGADGWGVELWADATGTVPRADGFNLGGLVVTADRRALVVAQGYTGALWRVDLRSRAVTPVDTGGADLVDADGLVRQGGRLLVVRNFSRSLATLTLSADGRRARLLSQQATDPTRVLTTAASLWGRVLYVDSKFDESVAAPPYEVVTRPVAR from the coding sequence ATGAAGCGCCTCACCGCCGCCCTCGCCCTGCCCGTCGTCGCCGCCGTGCCGCTGCTCGCCGCGCCGACGACGACCTCCGCCGCCCCCGTGTCCACCGCGACCGCCGCGACCATGACGACCGCGACCACCGGTGGCCTGCCGACGACCTACCGCCTGCAGGGCGACGAGGGGGGCTCGAAGTTCGAGGGCATCGGGGCCGACCCGCGGAGCGGGCTGTTCTACGTCAGCGAGACGACCGGCGGCGAGATCCACCGTGGGCACGCCCTGCGCAGGGGGACGCAGCAGTGGCTGACCGGCGACGGGACCGACGGTCGCCACACCGCCCGCGGTGTCACGGTCGACGGCGCCGGGCGGGTGTACGTCGCCGGCGGCCCGAACGGCATCGGCACCGGTCGGCCCGACCTGTGGGTGTACTCGCCCGACGGCACCCTCCTCGCGGCGCTGCGGGCGCCCGCCGACGACGTCTTCCTCAACGACGTCGTGATCGGGCCCGACGGTGCCGCGTACTTCACGAACTCGAACGCGCCGCAGGTGTTCCGGGTCGCCCGTGGGGCCGACGGCTGGGGGGTGGAGCTCTGGGCCGACGCGACGGGCACCGTTCCCCGGGCCGACGGCTTCAACCTCGGCGGCCTCGTCGTGACCGCCGACCGGCGCGCCCTCGTCGTGGCCCAGGGCTACACCGGGGCGCTCTGGCGCGTCGACCTGCGCTCGCGCGCCGTCACCCCGGTCGACACCGGTGGCGCCGACCTCGTCGACGCCGACGGCCTCGTGCGCCAGGGCGGCCGGCTGCTCGTGGTGCGCAACTTCTCGCGTTCGCTCGCGACCCTCACGCTGTCGGCCGACGGACGCCGGGCCCGTCTGCTCTCGCAGCAGGCCACCGACCCGACACGGGTGCTGACGACGGCGGCGAGCCTCTGGGGCCGGGTGCTCTACGTCGACAGCAAGTTCGACGAGTCCGTGGCCGCGCCGCCCTACGAGGTCGTCACCCGGCCGGTGGCACGATGA
- a CDS encoding ankyrin repeat domain-containing protein produces the protein MTRAAVAAGALTATLLAGCSTPTPDPTAGGPVGTASAPDPTPSTASTSAVPSSSAVPSPSATATSPAAPGATASATSAPGAELSAAEQAALDGRLRAAAWKDDVRAARDLVRRGADVDAKDDTDQSAYLVAASEGYLDLLELTLDAGATVDDKDGWYGTALIRAAERGHALVVGRLLQAGIDRDHVNRIGYQAVHEAVWLGEDTPGYVDTVRVLVAGGVELETPSRTERLTPLQMARERRYPTLEGVLVKATDDDRDVSAADADRVLLEAAASGDADRAARALRAGADLETRDDRDRTPLLLAVTGDHVEVARVLVAMGADPDALDDRHDTPWLVTGVTGSVAMLQTLLPAGPDLTVRNRYGGVSVIPASERGHADYVERVVETGIDVDHVNDLGWTALLEAVILGDGGPAHQRIVRTLLAAGADPGLADRDGVTALQHARSKGYAEIVRILEGA, from the coding sequence GTGACGAGGGCAGCGGTGGCCGCGGGCGCGCTGACGGCGACGCTGCTCGCCGGCTGCTCCACCCCGACGCCCGACCCCACCGCCGGAGGACCCGTGGGCACCGCCTCGGCGCCGGACCCGACCCCCTCGACCGCCTCGACCTCGGCCGTCCCCTCGAGCTCGGCCGTCCCCTCGCCGTCGGCGACGGCCACGTCCCCGGCGGCGCCCGGCGCGACGGCATCCGCGACGTCCGCTCCCGGTGCGGAGCTCTCGGCGGCCGAGCAGGCGGCCCTCGACGGCAGGCTGCGCGCCGCCGCGTGGAAGGACGACGTGCGGGCCGCGCGTGACCTGGTCCGGCGCGGCGCGGACGTCGACGCCAAGGACGACACCGACCAGTCGGCCTACCTCGTGGCGGCGAGTGAGGGGTACCTCGACCTGCTCGAGCTCACGCTGGACGCCGGTGCCACCGTCGACGACAAGGACGGTTGGTACGGGACCGCGCTCATCCGCGCCGCCGAGCGCGGCCACGCCCTCGTCGTCGGCCGGCTGCTGCAGGCGGGCATCGACCGTGACCACGTCAACCGCATCGGGTACCAGGCCGTGCACGAGGCGGTGTGGCTGGGCGAGGACACGCCGGGCTACGTCGACACCGTGCGGGTGCTCGTCGCCGGCGGGGTCGAGCTCGAGACCCCCTCGCGCACCGAACGGCTCACGCCGCTGCAGATGGCCCGTGAACGTCGCTACCCCACCCTCGAAGGAGTGCTCGTGAAGGCCACCGACGACGACCGTGACGTCAGCGCCGCCGACGCCGACCGCGTGCTGCTCGAGGCCGCGGCGTCCGGCGACGCCGACCGCGCCGCCCGCGCGCTGCGCGCCGGCGCCGACCTCGAGACGCGCGACGACCGCGACCGCACGCCGCTGCTGCTCGCGGTGACGGGCGACCACGTCGAGGTGGCCCGGGTGCTCGTCGCGATGGGCGCCGACCCCGACGCCCTCGACGACCGGCACGACACGCCGTGGCTCGTCACAGGCGTCACCGGCAGCGTGGCCATGCTCCAGACCCTGCTGCCCGCCGGGCCCGACCTCACGGTGCGCAACCGGTACGGCGGGGTGTCGGTCATCCCGGCCAGCGAGCGCGGCCACGCCGACTACGTCGAGCGGGTCGTCGAGACCGGGATCGACGTGGACCACGTCAACGACCTCGGCTGGACCGCCCTGCTCGAGGCCGTCATCCTCGGCGACGGCGGCCCGGCCCACCAGCGCATCGTGCGCACGCTGCTCGCCGCCGGGGCCGACCCCGGTCTCGCGGACCGCGACGGGGTCACGGCCCTGCAGCACGCCCGGTCGAAGGGCTACGCCGAGATCGTGCGCATCCTCGAGGGGGCCTGA
- a CDS encoding PH domain-containing protein, producing the protein MSEPPAEVAGEANPAGTASETTSATTSATTSAAPPPETPWRRLDARMLLVNPLETLIRALPAVIAIVLARATSESDDRWELLAVPVILAFGALRWLTTRYRIDHGQIELRRGVLTKQTTTARLDKVRAVDLTAKVYHRLLGLTKVEISTGSSAKERIVLDSLRLADGRRLRAELLHRIDSRVLDLPPPTGPSVGGPAVGDPATTATAPPAPDAGDEVLVRLDPRWVRYAPLTLTGLASAAAVVGFALQALRTVGDESRTIVSGARRVRELAIWVDVVAALAVVSLLAVVAYVLTFWGFRLTRNRLGSFHTRRGLLTSRETSIDHGRVRGLRLDEPLGLRLAGGRRLKVVTTGLGDERGGSDWLCPPAPRDVVTPLARRISDDEDAVEAPVVPHGPAARRRRLTRALVAVPVVAAGVWAVVSLLDSTPWLWLAVPVVALAAVALGVDRYAGLGHLVTPRHLVTRWGSLDRRRVLLRRDGVIGWTVRRSFFQRRAGVATLVATTAAGSQHYDVVDLELERAYALLREVDRSLADEFA; encoded by the coding sequence GTGAGCGAGCCACCCGCGGAGGTGGCCGGCGAGGCGAACCCCGCCGGGACGGCATCCGAGACGACTTCCGCGACGACTTCCGCGACGACATCCGCGGCGCCGCCGCCCGAGACGCCGTGGCGCCGGCTCGACGCCCGGATGCTGCTCGTCAACCCGCTCGAGACGCTCATCCGCGCGCTGCCCGCCGTCATCGCCATCGTGCTCGCCCGCGCCACGAGCGAGAGCGACGACCGGTGGGAGCTGCTCGCGGTGCCGGTCATCCTCGCCTTCGGCGCACTGCGCTGGCTGACCACCCGCTACCGCATCGACCACGGGCAGATCGAGCTGCGCCGCGGGGTGCTGACGAAGCAGACGACGACCGCGCGCCTCGACAAGGTGCGGGCCGTCGACCTCACCGCGAAGGTCTACCACCGCCTCCTCGGGCTGACGAAGGTCGAGATCTCGACCGGCAGCTCGGCCAAGGAACGGATCGTGCTCGACTCGCTGCGCCTCGCCGACGGCCGTCGGCTCCGGGCCGAGCTGCTGCACCGCATCGACTCGCGCGTGCTCGACCTGCCCCCGCCGACCGGCCCCTCGGTCGGGGGCCCCGCGGTCGGTGACCCCGCCACGACGGCAACCGCCCCACCCGCACCCGACGCCGGCGACGAGGTGCTCGTGCGACTCGACCCCCGCTGGGTGCGCTACGCGCCGCTCACCCTGACCGGGCTCGCGTCGGCCGCGGCCGTCGTCGGCTTCGCCCTCCAGGCCCTACGCACCGTGGGCGACGAGAGCCGCACCATCGTCAGCGGCGCGCGCCGGGTGCGCGAGCTCGCGATCTGGGTCGACGTCGTCGCCGCGCTCGCGGTCGTCTCGCTGCTCGCCGTCGTCGCCTACGTGCTGACGTTCTGGGGGTTCCGCCTCACCCGCAACCGGCTCGGCAGCTTCCACACCCGTCGGGGGCTGCTGACGAGCCGCGAGACGAGCATCGACCACGGCCGGGTGCGCGGGCTGCGCCTCGACGAGCCGCTCGGTCTTCGGCTGGCCGGCGGGCGCCGCCTCAAGGTCGTCACGACCGGCCTCGGCGACGAGCGCGGCGGCTCCGACTGGCTGTGCCCGCCCGCCCCGCGTGACGTCGTCACCCCCCTGGCCCGCCGCATCAGCGACGACGAGGATGCCGTCGAGGCCCCCGTCGTGCCCCACGGCCCGGCCGCGCGTCGCCGCCGTCTCACCCGAGCTCTCGTGGCCGTGCCCGTCGTGGCTGCGGGGGTGTGGGCCGTCGTCTCGCTGCTCGACTCGACACCGTGGCTCTGGCTCGCCGTGCCCGTCGTGGCGCTGGCCGCCGTCGCCCTCGGCGTCGACCGGTACGCCGGCCTCGGGCACCTCGTGACGCCGCGCCACCTCGTCACCCGGTGGGGCTCGCTCGACCGGCGGCGGGTGCTGCTGCGCCGTGACGGGGTCATCGGCTGGACCGTGCGCCGCTCGTTCTTCCAACGTCGGGCCGGCGTGGCCACCCTCGTCGCCACGACCGCCGCCGGGTCGCAGCACTACGACGTGGTCGACCTCGAGCTCGAGCGGGCGTACGCGTTGCTGCGCGAGGTCGACCGGTCCCTGGCCGACGAGTTCGCCTGA
- a CDS encoding PH domain-containing protein: MDDLDETPPTAVLRDPAHRVSPRARRMWALEAVLGELVVLAGQVVWWFLDDGGRTTHWVVFAVWLVVAVAYTAVMPVWRYRVHRWESTEHAIYTQSGWLTQERRIAPLSRVQTVDLQRGPLERLFRLATVTVTTASAAGPLEISGLDLPVAQRLVEGLTAAAVLDEGDAT; the protein is encoded by the coding sequence GTGGACGACCTCGACGAGACCCCGCCGACGGCCGTGCTGCGTGACCCCGCACACCGCGTCTCGCCCCGCGCCCGCCGGATGTGGGCGCTCGAGGCGGTGCTCGGCGAGCTGGTCGTCCTCGCCGGGCAGGTGGTCTGGTGGTTCCTCGACGACGGCGGTCGCACCACGCACTGGGTCGTCTTCGCGGTGTGGCTCGTCGTGGCGGTCGCCTACACCGCGGTCATGCCGGTGTGGCGCTACCGCGTGCACCGCTGGGAGTCGACCGAGCACGCCATCTACACCCAGAGCGGCTGGCTCACCCAGGAGCGGCGCATCGCCCCGCTCAGCCGGGTGCAGACCGTCGACCTGCAGCGGGGGCCGCTCGAGCGCCTGTTCCGCCTCGCCACCGTGACGGTGACGACGGCCTCGGCCGCCGGGCCGCTCGAGATCTCCGGGCTCGACCTGCCCGTGGCGCAGCGGCTCGTCGAGGGCCTCACGGCCGCCGCGGTGCTCGACGAGGGTGACGCGACGTGA
- a CDS encoding ABC transporter ATP-binding protein has product MTSPRTHTPGNTPGTHGGRPPQQLDPRDRAQLAESPVSLRRVAALFRPHRATVAVVTAIIVAVSVISMAQPFLLRAVIDDALPHQDVPLLLRAVGGMLAVTVVTQLLGVVQTWMTTSVGQRVMHGLRTDVFAHLQRQSIAFFTRTRGGEVQSRLTNDIAGMQTVITTTATSVASNLTTAVATAVAMVALSPRLSLLSLVVVPPAVLMTRRVALLRRDITAARQRRMADLHSQVEEGLTVSGATLVKTLGAGSATAARFTATSRDLVDLELRSQLAGRWRMATMQMIFAAIPAVIYLSAGLPVTGNGMSIGTLIAFTTLQAGIFRPLMGLLDVGVQWVSSMALFSRIFGYLDLPVDIAPPAHPVAVDHDRVRGDVRFEGVSFTHEKDAVSPTRALDDVTLSIPAGTTLALVGETGSGKSTLAGLLSRLHDPSLGRVTVDGVDLRDLAPEDLARIVGVVSQDTYLVHASIRENLLLAAPGATEPELWLALEAAQVSALVASLPDQLDTVVGARGHRFSGGEKQRLAIARTLLRNPRVLVLDEATSALDNETERELQAALDRLMAGRTTLTVAHRLSTVRDAEQIAVLDHGRVAELGDHDALLARGGRYARLVAARDEGVPASALAA; this is encoded by the coding sequence TTGACCAGCCCACGGACCCACACCCCCGGCAACACCCCCGGCACCCACGGCGGCCGCCCCCCGCAGCAGCTCGACCCGCGTGACCGCGCCCAGCTCGCGGAGTCACCCGTCAGCCTGCGCCGCGTCGCCGCCCTCTTCCGCCCCCACCGCGCCACCGTCGCGGTCGTCACGGCGATCATCGTCGCCGTCTCGGTCATCTCGATGGCCCAGCCCTTCCTGCTGCGGGCCGTCATCGACGACGCCCTCCCCCACCAGGACGTCCCCCTGCTGCTCCGGGCCGTCGGCGGCATGCTCGCGGTCACCGTCGTGACGCAGCTGCTCGGGGTCGTGCAGACGTGGATGACGACCTCGGTCGGCCAGCGCGTCATGCACGGCCTGCGCACCGACGTCTTCGCCCACCTGCAGCGGCAGTCGATCGCCTTCTTCACCCGCACCCGCGGCGGCGAGGTGCAGTCGCGCCTCACCAACGACATCGCGGGCATGCAGACCGTCATCACGACGACCGCCACGTCGGTCGCCAGCAACCTCACGACCGCGGTCGCCACGGCGGTCGCCATGGTCGCCCTCAGCCCCCGGCTGTCGCTGCTCTCGCTCGTCGTCGTCCCGCCCGCCGTGCTCATGACGCGACGCGTCGCCCTGCTGCGCCGCGACATCACCGCCGCCCGGCAGCGCCGCATGGCCGACCTGCACTCGCAGGTCGAGGAGGGCCTGACCGTCAGCGGCGCCACCCTCGTCAAGACCCTCGGCGCCGGCAGCGCGACCGCCGCCCGCTTCACCGCCACCTCGCGCGACCTCGTCGACCTCGAGCTGCGCTCGCAACTGGCCGGCCGCTGGCGCATGGCGACGATGCAGATGATCTTCGCCGCGATCCCCGCGGTCATCTACCTCTCGGCCGGGCTGCCCGTGACCGGCAACGGCATGAGCATCGGCACCCTCATCGCCTTCACCACCCTGCAGGCCGGCATCTTCCGGCCCCTCATGGGCCTGCTCGACGTCGGGGTCCAGTGGGTCAGCTCGATGGCCCTCTTCAGCCGCATCTTCGGCTACCTCGACCTGCCCGTCGACATCGCACCGCCGGCCCACCCCGTCGCCGTCGACCACGACCGGGTCCGCGGTGACGTGCGGTTCGAGGGTGTCTCCTTCACCCACGAGAAGGATGCCGTGAGCCCCACCCGGGCGCTCGACGACGTCACGCTGTCGATCCCCGCGGGGACGACGCTCGCCCTCGTCGGCGAGACCGGCTCCGGCAAGTCGACCCTCGCCGGGCTGCTGTCCCGCCTGCACGACCCGAGCCTCGGCCGGGTGACCGTCGACGGGGTCGACCTGCGCGACCTGGCCCCCGAGGACCTCGCCCGCATCGTCGGCGTCGTGTCGCAGGACACCTACCTCGTGCACGCGTCGATCCGCGAGAACCTGCTGCTCGCCGCCCCCGGGGCGACCGAGCCCGAGCTGTGGCTCGCCCTCGAGGCGGCCCAGGTCTCAGCCCTCGTCGCGAGCCTGCCCGACCAGCTCGACACCGTCGTCGGTGCCCGCGGCCACCGGTTCTCCGGGGGTGAGAAGCAGCGCCTCGCCATCGCCCGCACGCTGCTGCGCAACCCGCGCGTGCTCGTGCTCGACGAGGCGACCAGCGCCCTCGACAACGAGACCGAGCGCGAGCTGCAGGCCGCCCTCGACCGGCTCATGGCCGGCCGCACGACGCTGACGGTCGCCCACCGCCTGTCGACGGTGCGCGACGCGGAGCAGATCGCCGTGCTCGACCACGGCCGGGTCGCCGAGCTCGGCGACCACGACGCGCTGCTCGCCCGCGGGGGCCGCTACGCGCGGCTCGTCGCCGCGCGCGACGAGGGCGTCCCGGCATCCGCCCTCGCCGCCTGA
- a CDS encoding MarR family winged helix-turn-helix transcriptional regulator produces the protein MAAPRDDAPPAPSVTSVTSVTSMTPESSQVDDRPLDELLMGAARALRHHWADGLQEAGLSPHDARALRVVGRHGPCRLGVVAEHLRIAPRSVTDVVDRLEQRGLVERVPDPDDRRATTVRPTPTGEQVLSTVDAARRVGAAEFFGRLTDDERAALRTMLVTLEG, from the coding sequence ATGGCCGCGCCCCGCGACGACGCACCCCCCGCCCCCTCCGTGACGTCGGTGACGTCGGTGACCTCGATGACCCCTGAGAGCTCCCAGGTCGACGACCGCCCGCTCGACGAGCTGCTCATGGGCGCCGCCCGGGCCCTGCGCCACCACTGGGCCGACGGCCTGCAGGAGGCCGGGCTCTCACCGCACGACGCCCGGGCCCTACGGGTCGTGGGGCGTCACGGGCCCTGCCGGCTCGGCGTCGTGGCCGAGCACCTGCGCATCGCACCGCGGTCGGTCACCGACGTCGTCGACCGCCTCGAGCAGCGCGGTCTCGTCGAGCGCGTGCCGGACCCCGACGACCGGCGGGCGACGACGGTGCGGCCGACCCCGACCGGCGAACAGGTGCTCTCGACCGTCGACGCCGCCCGGCGCGTCGGCGCCGCGGAGTTCTTCGGCCGGCTCACCGACGACGAGCGAGCCGCCCTGCGCACGATGCTCGTCACGTTGGAGGGCTGA
- a CDS encoding 2'-5' RNA ligase family protein — protein MALQSVDARFDAATDDLVRGWWGHLADAGLPSQADHASESNAPHVTLSALPSVPASVDAGWPAVLDAAGGLPVECHLGPLVLLGGRRLVVARLVVASQRLLRLQAAVHDALVAALDDEASEAAEAAEAAEAAEALPEVVRPGRWTPHVTLASGVHPEQLPDVLAVLREVGGSGGSSGSGGVDVPARIETVHRWDPDVKRVWDVTASDPQGPAGPEDPGAPGG, from the coding sequence GTGGCCCTGCAGTCGGTCGACGCCCGGTTCGACGCCGCCACCGACGACCTCGTGCGCGGCTGGTGGGGCCACCTCGCCGACGCGGGCCTGCCGAGCCAGGCCGACCACGCGAGCGAGTCGAACGCCCCGCACGTCACGCTGTCGGCGCTGCCGTCCGTGCCCGCGTCGGTGGATGCCGGGTGGCCGGCCGTGCTCGACGCCGCGGGTGGGCTGCCCGTCGAGTGCCACCTCGGCCCGCTCGTGCTGCTCGGGGGCCGGCGCCTCGTCGTCGCACGCCTCGTCGTGGCCTCGCAGAGACTGCTGCGGCTGCAGGCCGCGGTGCACGACGCGCTCGTGGCCGCCCTCGACGACGAGGCGTCCGAGGCGGCCGAGGCGGCTGAGGCGGCTGAGGCGGCTGAGGCACTGCCCGAGGTGGTGCGCCCGGGACGGTGGACGCCGCACGTGACCCTCGCGAGCGGGGTGCACCCCGAGCAGCTGCCCGACGTGCTGGCCGTGCTGCGCGAGGTCGGTGGGTCCGGTGGGTCATCGGGGTCCGGCGGCGTCGACGTGCCGGCCCGGATCGAGACGGTGCACCGCTGGGACCCGGACGTGAAGCGGGTGTGGGACGTCACGGCATCCGACCCGCAGGGCCCGGCAGGACCCGAGGACCCGGGGGCCCCGGGCGGCTGA
- a CDS encoding LLM class flavin-dependent oxidoreductase — MTLELGLDTFGDVALGDDGTPLHPAVVVREVLAEGELADRLGLDYFGIGEHHRRDYAVSAPDVVLAALAGRTERIRLGTSVTVLSSDDPVRVFQRFSTLDAVSRGRAEVTVGRGSFIESFPLFGLDLQQYETLFTEKLDLLAALVSEKPVRWEGSTRAPLDVDYVAPATESGRLPVWVGVGGTPASVVRAAQYGFPVVIAIIGGSSRQFVPLADLYRRALGELQQPPQPIGVHSPGYVAATDEQAVEEFLPHFVGYMNMLGRERRWAPMTEAQARAQFGPDGAAYVGSPETVAAKIAETARLLGLSRFQLKYSFGTLPHAQRLECIRLYAEEVAPRVRELLA, encoded by the coding sequence ATGACGCTCGAACTCGGCCTCGACACCTTCGGCGACGTGGCCCTCGGCGACGACGGGACCCCGCTGCACCCGGCCGTCGTCGTGCGTGAGGTGCTCGCGGAGGGCGAGCTGGCCGACCGCCTCGGCCTCGACTACTTCGGCATCGGCGAGCACCACCGGCGCGACTACGCCGTCAGCGCCCCCGACGTCGTGCTCGCCGCGCTCGCAGGCCGCACGGAGCGCATCCGCCTCGGCACGTCGGTGACGGTGCTCAGCTCGGACGACCCGGTCCGGGTCTTCCAGCGCTTCTCGACCCTCGACGCCGTCTCGCGCGGGCGGGCCGAGGTGACCGTCGGGCGGGGCTCGTTCATCGAGTCGTTCCCGCTCTTCGGCCTCGACCTGCAGCAGTACGAGACGCTCTTCACCGAGAAGCTCGACCTCCTCGCGGCGCTCGTCTCCGAGAAGCCGGTGCGCTGGGAGGGCAGCACCCGCGCGCCGCTCGACGTCGACTACGTGGCGCCCGCGACCGAGTCCGGCCGCCTGCCGGTGTGGGTCGGCGTGGGCGGCACCCCCGCCTCCGTCGTGCGGGCGGCGCAGTACGGCTTCCCGGTGGTCATCGCCATCATCGGCGGGTCGTCGCGCCAGTTCGTGCCGCTCGCCGACCTGTACCGCCGCGCGCTCGGCGAGCTGCAGCAGCCCCCGCAGCCGATCGGGGTGCACTCTCCCGGCTACGTCGCCGCCACCGACGAGCAGGCGGTCGAGGAGTTCCTGCCCCACTTCGTCGGCTACATGAACATGCTCGGCCGAGAGCGTCGCTGGGCCCCCATGACCGAGGCGCAGGCCCGCGCACAGTTCGGGCCCGACGGCGCCGCCTACGTCGGCTCGCCGGAGACCGTGGCCGCGAAGATCGCCGAGACGGCGCGGCTGCTCGGCCTATCGCGCTTCCAGCTGAAGTACTCGTTCGGCACCCTGCCGCACGCCCAGCGCCTCGAGTGCATCCGCCTCTACGCCGAGGAGGTCGCGCCGCGCGTGCGCGAGCTGCTCGCGTGA